From the genome of Atribacterota bacterium, one region includes:
- a CDS encoding CdaR family protein has product MNKIQKWITNNLDIKILALFMAVILWFYISSEYNIMSEKYYDIEVIPINLRNSLSIKEIRERVSVGIKGPQNIIENITASRIIGTVNLQNILEDGEYLIDVNVIPPRNTEIVKIIPADVRIILEKIISKEYLIEYNLIGLPERGYSLKDEPEIIPKNVFITVPESIHKIIDQVRIDIDISAINKNINREENVIVYAKDNAVLNNLKINPEKVFVSIQVREGYPEKILEIKPRIIGKPAPGFYISKIEANPNSFNIYGEYTKIINIDFLETIPIDVNGISKTLTVKVPPIMTEGIYLAENQETLVEVQIQVEEREEEKIFQNIKIEPREASPFINFQLIPETADVTISGKTNIIKNIKEEDIKIFVNLSDIGIETAQVQAEIPSDVNLVSIIPKDVSISIKK; this is encoded by the coding sequence ATGAACAAAATACAAAAATGGATAACAAACAATCTTGATATTAAAATATTAGCTTTATTTATGGCTGTTATTTTATGGTTTTATATTTCAAGCGAATATAACATTATGTCAGAAAAATATTATGACATTGAGGTTATTCCAATCAACTTAAGAAATAGTCTATCTATTAAAGAAATCAGAGAAAGGGTTAGTGTAGGAATTAAAGGCCCACAGAATATTATAGAAAATATCACTGCCTCCAGGATTATAGGAACAGTAAATTTACAGAATATTTTAGAAGATGGAGAATATCTTATTGATGTAAATGTAATTCCACCAAGGAATACAGAAATTGTTAAAATTATTCCAGCAGACGTTCGTATAATATTAGAGAAAATTATAAGTAAAGAATATTTAATTGAGTATAATTTAATTGGCTTACCTGAAAGGGGATATTCTTTAAAAGATGAACCAGAAATTATTCCTAAAAATGTTTTTATTACTGTACCTGAATCAATTCATAAAATAATTGATCAGGTGAGAATTGATATTGATATTTCAGCAATAAACAAAAATATAAATAGGGAAGAAAATGTTATTGTTTATGCGAAAGATAACGCTGTCTTAAATAATCTTAAAATAAATCCAGAAAAGGTGTTTGTATCCATACAGGTAAGAGAAGGTTATCCTGAAAAAATATTAGAAATAAAACCTCGTATTATCGGCAAACCAGCCCCAGGATTTTACATCTCAAAAATTGAAGCTAATCCAAATAGCTTTAATATTTATGGTGAATATACCAAAATTATCAATATAGATTTTTTAGAAACAATTCCTATTGATGTAAATGGAATTTCAAAGACTCTAACTGTAAAGGTACCTCCCATAATGACTGAAGGTATATATCTTGCAGAAAATCAGGAAACACTAGTTGAGGTACAAATCCAAGTAGAGGAGAGAGAAGAAGAAAAAATATTCCAAAATATAAAAATTGAACCAAGAGAAGCTTCTCCCTTCATAAATTTTCAATTAATACCAGAAACAGCCGATGTAACGATATCTGGAAAAACTAATATTATAAAAAATATTAAAGAAGAAGACATAAAAATTTTTGTAAATCTTTCCGATATAGGAATAGAAACAGCTCAGGTTCAAGCTGAAATACCCTCAGATGTTAATTTAGTCAGCATTATTCCAAAAGATGTTTCTATTTCTATAAAAAAATAA
- the cdaA gene encoding diadenylate cyclase CdaA, with protein sequence MPQNISLLDILDIVLIAIILYNILLLIKDTPAAQIIKGFLILFIFSFISNWLRLRTINWLIKGLMAMLVVAIPIIFQPELRRLLLKMGKGGFLINFPLFSQGEEIKKWEELINGIVMVAPMLSAEKIGALIVLERDVGLQDILETGIILNSEFSSELLYSIFLPNSPLHDGAVIIRNNRITGANCILPLTKRTDIKKSLGTRHRAAIGLSEISDSLIIVISEEKGTISVAIDGRLTRPLRPELLKKFLHNLYRPKSMKIFNIAKKADNKK encoded by the coding sequence ATGCCTCAGAATATTTCTTTATTAGATATTTTAGATATTGTCCTTATTGCAATTATTTTATACAATATACTGCTCTTAATTAAAGATACTCCCGCTGCTCAAATTATAAAAGGGTTCTTAATCCTTTTTATTTTTTCATTTATATCTAATTGGCTTAGACTAAGAACCATAAATTGGTTGATCAAGGGGCTAATGGCTATGTTAGTTGTAGCTATTCCAATTATATTCCAGCCCGAATTAAGGCGCCTATTATTAAAAATGGGGAAAGGTGGTTTTTTAATAAATTTCCCTCTGTTTTCTCAGGGAGAAGAAATCAAAAAATGGGAAGAACTTATTAATGGTATTGTAATGGTAGCACCGATGTTATCTGCTGAAAAAATTGGAGCTTTAATCGTCCTAGAAAGAGATGTTGGCCTTCAGGATATTTTAGAAACAGGAATTATATTAAATAGTGAATTTTCTTCAGAATTATTGTATTCCATTTTTTTACCAAATTCTCCTTTACATGATGGAGCTGTTATTATTAGAAACAATCGCATAACTGGTGCTAATTGTATTTTACCATTAACTAAAAGAACCGATATAAAGAAATCATTAGGTACACGCCATCGTGCAGCTATTGGACTAAGTGAAATATCGGATTCACTAATAATAGTAATTTCAGAAGAAAAAGGAACAATATCTGTAGCTATTGATGGTAGATTAACCAGGCCTTTAAGGCCAGAATTGTTGAAAAAATTTTTACATAACTTATATCGACCAAAGAGTATGAAAATATTTAATATTGCCAAGAAGGCAGACAATAAGAAATGA
- the rpsI gene encoding 30S ribosomal protein S9 has translation MTVSRFYGTGRRKTSVAKVWVSPGKGDIVINNISYKEYLKNQSNILEVEEPLRLVQKLNEFDIKVKVSGGGISGQSGAIKHGIARALVESDHSLRSVLKKEKMLERDARMKERKKYGQRGARARYQFSKR, from the coding sequence TTGACAGTTAGTCGATTTTATGGAACTGGAAGAAGAAAGACATCTGTTGCCAAAGTTTGGGTGTCACCTGGGAAGGGAGATATTGTTATTAATAATATTTCTTATAAGGAATATTTAAAAAATCAATCAAATATCTTAGAAGTTGAAGAACCACTAAGATTGGTGCAAAAACTTAATGAATTTGATATAAAGGTTAAGGTATCTGGTGGAGGTATTTCAGGTCAATCTGGGGCTATAAAGCACGGCATTGCAAGAGCGTTGGTTGAATCTGATCATTCTTTAAGAAGTGTATTAAAGAAAGAAAAGATGTTAGAACGTGATGCTAGAATGAAAGAAAGAAAGAAATATGGTCAAAGAGGTGCTCGAGCTCGATACCAGTTCTCCAAACGTTAA
- the rplM gene encoding 50S ribosomal protein L13, with amino-acid sequence MDTDREKRGNIDRNWHLVDANGKILGRLATEIATLLRGKNRVNFDRSIDLGNYVIVINAEKIKLTGKKEEQKIYRYHTHYPGSLKEIPYAELIKKKPDFVIKKAVKGMLPDNKLSQKLIKRLKIYSGDKHPHIAQSIEILN; translated from the coding sequence ATGGATACTGATAGAGAAAAAAGGGGAAATATTGATAGAAATTGGCATTTAGTTGATGCAAATGGAAAAATATTGGGAAGGTTAGCTACTGAAATAGCAACATTACTCAGAGGTAAAAACAGAGTTAATTTTGACAGGTCAATTGATTTAGGTAATTATGTTATTGTTATCAATGCTGAAAAAATTAAGTTAACAGGCAAAAAAGAAGAACAAAAAATATATCGTTATCATACCCATTATCCTGGCTCCTTAAAAGAAATTCCCTATGCAGAATTGATAAAAAAGAAACCCGATTTTGTTATTAAAAAAGCTGTTAAAGGAATGCTTCCTGATAATAAGTTAAGTCAGAAATTAATAAAAAGACTTAAAATATACAGTGGTGATAAGCATCCACATATTGCTCAAAGCATTGAGATACTGAATTAA